In a genomic window of Amphiprion ocellaris isolate individual 3 ecotype Okinawa chromosome 11, ASM2253959v1, whole genome shotgun sequence:
- the LOC111581913 gene encoding NADH-ubiquinone oxidoreductase 75 kDa subunit, mitochondrial, giving the protein MLRLPIASRSLIPAALAKGGAAAAHNARTAATATAAASNLLEVFVDGKPVMVEPGTTVLQACEKAGMQIPRFCYHERLSVAGNCRMCLVEIEKVPKPVAACAMPVMKGWNILTNSDKTRKAREGVMEFLLANHPLDCPICDQGGECDLQDQSMQFGSDRSRFTEGKRAVEDKNIGPLIKTIMTRCIQCTRCVRFASEIAGVEDLGTTGRGNDLQIGTYVEKMFMSELSGNVIDICPVGALTSKPYAFTARPWETRKTETIDVLDAVGSNIVVSTRGGEVMRILPRLNEDINEEWISDKTRFAYDGLKRQRLTQPMVKNESGQFVPTSWEDVLTRAAGALQGVEGNDVAAVVGGMVDAEALISLKDLLNRLNSENLCTEEVFPMNGAGSDLRSNYLLNTGIAGIEEADLLLLVGTNPRYEAPLFNARIRKSWLHNELQVALVGKEVDLSYTYDHLGESAKILQEIASGTHPFSQILAKAKHPVVVAGSSCLQREDGAAIMAAVSTIAQNARVSSGVDETWKVLNVLHRVASQVAALDLGYKPGVEAVRKNPPKVLFLLGADSGCITRQDLPKDSLIIYQGHHGDMGAPMADIILPGAAYTEKCGTYVNTEGRAQQTKVAVTPPGMAREDWKIIRAISELAGVTLPYDTLDEVRDRLAEVSPNLVRYDDVEEANYFKQANELSKAVDQGVLTEPLVPPQLTVKDFYMTDPISRASQTMAKCVKAVTEGAQAVDEPAIC; this is encoded by the exons ATGTTGCGTTTGCCCATTGCCAGCCGTAGTCTCATCCCAGCAGCTCTTGCCAAAGGAGGGGCGGCCGCAGCCCACAATG CTCGCACTGCAGCTACTGCAACAGCAGCTGCCAGTAACCTCCTGGAGGTGTTTGTGGATGGGAAGCCTGTAATGGTGGAACCAGGGACCACTGTGTTGCAG GCATGTGAGAAAGCAGGTATGCAGATTCCCCGCTTCTGCTACCACGAACGCTTGTCAGTTGCTGGAAACTGTCGTATGTGTCTTGTGGAGATAGAGAAAGTTCCTAAG CCGGTGGCAGCTTGCGCTATGCCGGTCATGAAAGGTTGGAATATTTTAACCAATTCTGACAAGACAAGGAAGGCCCG AGAGGGTGTGATGGAGTTCCTACTGGCTAACCACCCGTTGGATTGTCCAATTTGTGATCAAGGAGGTGAATGTGATCTACAG GACCAGTCGATGCAGTTTGGCAGCGACAGGAGCCGCTTCACAGAGGGCAAAAGAGCTGTGGAAGACAAAAACATTGGCCCCCTCATCAAAACCATCATGACTCGCTGTATCCAGTGCACTCGCTGTGTGCG CTTTGCCAGTGAGATTGCAGGTGTGGAGGACCTGGGCACCACTGGCAGAGGCAATGACCTACAGATTGGGACTTATGTGGAGAAAATGTTCATGTCAGAGTTATCTGGAAATGTCATTGATATATGCCCAGTGGGAGCCCTAACTTCTAAACCATATGCTTTCACCGCCCGCCCATGGGAGACCAG GAAGACTGAAACCATTGATGTTCTGGATGCTGTGGGTAGTAACATCGTGGTGAGCACTCGTGGTGGTGAAGTGATGAGAATTCTGCCTCGTCTTAATGAAGATATTAACGAGGAGTGGATCTCAGACAAAACCAG GTTTGCTTATGATGGACTTAAGAGACAGAGGCTTACTCAGCCCatggtgaaaaatgagtctGGGCAGTTTGTTCCAACATCCTGGGAAGATGTGCTGACTCGAGCTGCTGGAGCA TTGCAAGGAGTTGAAGGAAATGATGTCGCTGCTGTTGTCGGAGGAATGGTGGATGCAGAGGCTCTCATTTCCCTGAAGGACTTGCTGAACCGTTTGAATAGCGAAAACCTGTGCACTGAGGAGGTATTCCCTATGAATGGAGCTGG ATCTGACCTACGTTCAAACTACCTGCTTAATACTGGGATTGCTGGCATTGAAGAGGCTGACCTGCTTCTTCTGGTCGGCACTAACCCACGTTATGAGGCCCCTCTGTTCAATGCACGGATTAGAAAAAG CTGGCTTCACAATGAGTTGCAAGTGGCTCTGGTGGGAAAGGAAGTGGACCTGAGCTACACATATGATCATCTTGGGGAGTCTGCCAAGATCCTGCAAGAAATTGCCTCAGGAACCCATCCATTCTCCCAG ATTTTGGCTAAAGCAAAGCATCCCGTTGTTGTAGCTGGCAGCAGCTGCCTGCAGAGAGAGGATGGAGCTGCAATAATGGCTGCTGTGTCAACTATTGCTCAGAACGCACGTGTCAGCAGTGGGGTGGATGAAACCTGGAAGGTTCTCAATGTGCTTCACAG GGTTGCCAGTCAAGTGGCTGCACTTGATCTTGGGTACAAGCCTGGAGTGGAAGCTGTCAGGAAGAACCCACCCAAAGTGTTGTTTCTACTGGGGGCTGATTCTGGCTGCATTACTCGCCAAGACCTTCCCAAGGATAGCCTAATAATTTATCAAg GTCACCATGGTGATATGGGTGCACCAATGGCAGATATCATACTTCCTGGAGCCGCATACACTGAGAAATGTGGCACCTATGTGAACACCGAGGGCCGTGCACAACAGACAAAGGTGGCTGTGACGCCTCCAGGCATGGCCAGGGAGGACTGGAAGATCATCAGAGCCATATCTGAG CTGGCGGGAGTGACTCTGCCATATGACACTCTTGATGAAGTGCGTGATAGACTGGCCGAGGTTTCCCCAAATCTGGTGCGATATGATGACGTCGAGGAGGCCAATTACTTTAAGCAGGCCAATGAACTGTCTAAG GCAGTGGACCAGGGTGTCCTAACTGAACCTTTAGTCCCTCCACAGCTTACTGTGAAGGACTTTTATATGACAG ATCCGATAAGCAGAGCCTCCCAGACGATGGCGAAATGTGTGAAAGCTGTCACAGAAGGAGCACAAGCTGTGGACGAGCCGGCCATATGCTAA
- the cmklr2 gene encoding chemerin-like receptor 2, producing the protein MGDSDEDYRNYTYDYYLEYGDLEELEVDHKQREAMHIISVVIYIVSFVLGLIGNGIVIWVTAFKSKKTVSSVWLLNLAMADFVFVLFLPFYIDYILRDFHWDFGVAMCKINSFMSVMNMYASVLFLTVLTIDRYVSVVHLNWSQRYRTVERAWMVCGCIWAIAATMSCPALIFRDTMRLHDKVVCFSNFLLQGEHSSAHTALMRHVTVVAIRTTVGFLLPFTAISVTGILLAIKVNQSRGSVRLSSFSKAITAVILAFFLCWAPFHIFSLMELTIHSSLYLHNVLKAGFPLATSLGFFNSCINPLLYMLLGKKVRHILKRACLNITKSSLRELSQSISATEIESVPGVHQDGVPEDSVVLSTL; encoded by the coding sequence ATGGGTGACTCCGATGAAGACTACAGAAACTACACCTATGATTATTACCTGGAATATGGCGACTTGGAGGAGCTTGAAGTAGACCATAAGCAGAGGGAAGCAATGCACATCATCTCAGTGGTTATCTACATAGTTTCCTTTGTGCTTGGCCTGATCGGAAACGGAATTGTTATCTGGGTGACAGCGtttaaaagcaaaaagacaGTCAGCAGTGTTTGGTTGCTCAATCTGGCCATGGcagactttgtgtttgtgctttttctgccCTTCTACATTGATTACATACTGCGGGACTTCCACTGGGACTTTGGTGTGGCCATGTGTAAGATCAACTCATTTATGTCTGTGATGAATATGTACGCGAGTGTGCTCTTTCTCACGGTGCTCACTATAGATAGATACGTCTCTGTGGTCCACCTGAACTGGTCGCAGAGGTATCGCACTGTGGAAAGAGCCTGGATGGTGTGTGGCTGCATATGGGCGATAGCTGCCACCATGAGCTGTCCTGCCCTGATCTTTCGTGACACCATGCGTTTACACGACAAGGTGGTGTGCTTCAGCAACTTCCTCCTACAGGGCGAGCATTCATCAGCCCACACAGCACTCATGAGACACGTCACAGTTGTGGCCATTCGCACCACTGTGGGCTTTCTTCTGCCATTTACTGCCATAAGTGTGACAGGCATACTTTTGGCAATCAAAGTGAATCAATCCCGGGGTTCCGTCCGCCTGTCTAGCTTTTCCAAAGCCATCACTGCGGTTATTCTGGCTTTCTTTTTGTGCTGGGCACCTTTCCATATTTTTAGCTTGATGGAGTTGACTATACATTCCTCACTTTACCTACACAACGTACTAAAAGCTGGCTTTCCTCTCGCCACGAGCTTAGGCTTCTTTAACAGCTGCATTAACCCCCTGCTGTACATGCTGCTGGGCAAAAAGGTGCGTCACATCCTCAAGCGCGCCTGTCTGAATATAACAAAGAGttcactcagagagctcagccAGTCGATCTCTGCCACCGAGATAGAATCTGTGCCGGGAGTTCATCAGGACGGCGTCCCGGAAGATTCTGTGGTGCTGTCAACTCTATGA